The Lycium barbarum isolate Lr01 chromosome 9, ASM1917538v2, whole genome shotgun sequence genome has a segment encoding these proteins:
- the LOC132608799 gene encoding probable protein S-acyltransferase 17 produces the protein MEWLLVIHSLVTLLVLISFLCGQWPIFQGTFIEKIHFFLTFGACDYFRRFVGAVFGQKGSDALFCVEYYCCDRPNPILQVIYLVIIGGGYYFIVQSAFKYIPGYYLGEVHRYISLLAVGGGILLFLLTSFSDPGTVNSANVSHYLSAYPYDNIIFSEKECPTCKIPKPARSKHCSICDRCVARFDHHCGWMNNCIGERNIRYFMAFLIWHFLLCLYGAVAIALVLAGRLKELRVIDILTVYYGFEKSFSSLAPHVVVWLLDSYNTQMLIMVFLAIVSMLLAGFLAYHTKLCVTNTTTNETFKWQEYLDWKRKVSEAKASAAALKASLGELNHEKKHPVSKWKAFFQRSRLEEVEVVKNNIYDKGMPQNVSEIVFPLSTRRSFLKRKSKSG, from the exons ATGGAATGGCTTCTTGTAATCCACAGCTTGGTGACTCTCCTAGTATTGATTTCTTTTCTCTGTGGCCAATGGCCTATTTTCCAAGGCACTTTCATTGAAAAAATCCACTTCTTCCTCACTTTTGGTGCCTGTGATTATTTCCG GCGGTTTGTGGGTGCTGTGTTTGGTCAAAAAGGCTCAGATGCACTCTTCTGTGTTGAGTATTATTGTTGTGATCGTCCTAATCCTATTCTCcag GTCATATATTTGGTGATAATTGGAGGCGGTTACTACTTTATTGTGCAGTCAGCCTTTAAGTACATTCCTGGGTATTACTTAGGTGAAGTGCACAG GTACATAAGCTTGTTGGCAGTTGGTGGGGGTATTCTCCTCTTTCTATTGACTAGCTTTTCTGACCCAGGAACTGTGAATTCTGCGAATGTTTCGCACTATCTTTCTGCTTATCCCTATGACAATATTATTTTCTCAGAAAAAGAATGTCCTACCTGCAAGATCCCAAA ACCTGCTAGGTCAAAGCACTGCAGCATTTGTGATCGCTGTGTTGCTAGATTTGATCATCATTGTGGATGGATG AATAATTGCATAGGCGAGCGGAACATCAGATACTTTATGGCTTTTCTTATCTG GCATTTTCTTCTCTGTTTATATGGGGCAGTTGCTATTGCATTAGTGCTAGCTGGCAGACTGAAAGAACTACGGGTTATAGATATTCTTACTG TTTATTATGGCTTCGAGAAATCATTCAGTAGTTTGGCTCCACATGTTGTAGTG TGGTTGTTGGATTCATACAACACTCAAATGCTAATCATGGTATTTCTGGCTATAGTTTCTATGCTACTAGCCGGTTTCCTTGCATACCACACCAAACTGTGTGTCACAAATACCACAACAAATGAG ACTTTCAAATGGCAAGAGTACTTAGACTGGAAGAGGAAGGTCAGCGAAGCAAAGGCAAGTGCAGCAGCTCTAAAAGCAAGTTTAGGTGAATTGAACCATGAAAAGAAGCACCCGGTGAGCAAATGGAAAGCCTTCTTCCAAAGGTCCCGTCTTGAAGAAGTGGAGGTGGTTAAGAATAACATTTACGATAAAGGAATGCCCCAGAATGTCTCTGAGATTGTATTTCCTCTTTCAACAAGACGGTCATTCTTGAAGAGGAAATCAAAATCAGGTTAG